A portion of the Calliphora vicina chromosome 5, idCalVici1.1, whole genome shotgun sequence genome contains these proteins:
- the LOC135960972 gene encoding uncharacterized protein LOC135960972 isoform X1, translating to MDTYNMDVISNFKSPQHRIVGELAYTEDDSILVYNVFIRNLPKGATTENLTEYFRKFGEVLKVGLVGNGRGKSCYINFADPKVASKVLQRADHILLNRPLVVQPCRSWYQPSGQRLLQLLSENFKNDSITDNACSLPSHIEQNALIFTLNDDCLEHICKELTLNDQVNFALTCQRFCEIFKMVSHVQYAHLTTELFSTLSKFKMKVFLHLVGSQIKSLVIDFVYGLRSTNIELKFIKFLGKFCKNVEKLKIDGCNLHINKVRALITYMPLIEEFELNNVEINVTLIKFLKMLKNLKFLNIKDNSDITGKNIYVLSDLEKLCLYGCQNIGPWHFKKICEHLKNLHYLDIRYCDLLKADDFEHIQQYLLQLETLKISTTSESFNSIAHLPKLKHLEIKDYHQIYVNADFFRVLAQHQAENLEELLLVDLVCFSLEIASLVAELKKLKLLYCSGYGIDDDSLKKFSQITGLEELNIPKCNAITDRGVVQFLERVVKLKRLNLTNCDALTPDLIRNVYQLLIEQRARYLRTDRLHLTITSTDLFICVINELGLDKPSDVLKITLDYGQNKSNYNFENNDYFGGELDEYYDEYDEDDDFPFYDYFSGGELSEDEDESFLENVLLLQYAYDPYFN from the exons ATGGATACCTATAATATGGATGTAATCAGCAACTTCAAGA GTCCTCAACACAGGATTGTTGGTGAACTAGCCTACACCGAAGACGACAGTATATTAGTTTATAATGTATTCATTCGCAATTTACCCAAAGGT GCCACCACGGAAAATCTTACAGAATATTTTCGCAAATTTGGTGAAGTTTTAAAAGTCGGATTGGTGGGAAATGGCAGAGGTAAAAGTTGTTATATAAACTTTGCTGATCCTAAAGTAGCGTCCAA AGTTTTACAACGGGCCGATCATATTTTATTGAATCGTCCACTTGTTGTACAACCCTGTCGTAGTTGGTATCAACCAAGTGGTCAAAGACTACTCCAACTACTAagtgaaaactttaaaaatgatTCAATAACTGATAACGCTTGCAGCCTTCCATCTCACATTGAACAGAATGCCTTGATTTTCACCTTAAATGATGATTGCCTAGAGCACATTTGCAAAGAACTAACTTTGAATGATCAAGTAAATTTTGCTCTTACATGCCAacgtttttgtgaaatttttaaaatggtttCACATGTTCAATACGCACATTTAACCACCGAACTTTTCTCCAcattaagtaaatttaaaatgaaagtaTTTCTTCATCTTGTGGGTTCACAAATAAAGAGTTTGGTGATCGATTTTGTGTATGGCTTACGTAGTACTAATATcgagttaaaatttattaagtttttgggtaaattttgtaaaaatgttgaaaagctTAAGATAGATGGTTGCAATCTACATATAAACAAAGTACGTGCATTAATTACATATATGCCATTAATTGAggaatttgaattgaataatgTGGAGATAAATGTGacgttaataaaatttttgaaaatgttgaaaaatttaaagtttttaaatattaaggaTAATTCCGATATAACAG gtaaaaatatttatgtacttaGTGATTTGGAAAAATTATGCCTTTATGGATGTCAAAATATTGGTCCatggcattttaaaaaaatctgtgaACATCTTAAAAATCTACATTACCTCGATATAAGATATTGTGATCTGTTGAAAGCCGATGACTTCGAACATATTCAACAGTATCTTTTACAATTGGAAACCCTTAAAATCTCTACAACCAGCGAAAGTTTCAACAGCATTGCTCATTTGCCAAAACTCAAGCACTTGGAGATAAAGGATTACCATCAAATCTATGTGAATGCAGATTTTTTCCGGGTTTTAGCACAACATCAAGCCGAAAATTTGGAGGAACTGTTGTTGGTCGATTTAGTATGTTTTAGTTTGGAAATCGCGTCATTAGTTgctgaattgaaaaaattaaaattattatattgttCCGGCTATGGAATTGATGATGActctttaaagaaattttcccAGATAACCGGTTTAGAAGAGCTTAATATTCCCAAATGCAATGCCATCACCGATAGGGGGGTCGTACAATTTTTGGAACGTGTCGTAAAATTGAAACgtcttaatttaacaaattgtgATGCATTAACGCCTGATCTTATACGCAATGTTTATCAATTGTTGATAGAACAACGTGCTCGTTATCTTCGCACAGATCGCTTGCACCTAACTATCACTTCTACGGATTTGTTTATATGTGTGATTAAT GAACTTGGCTTAGATAAACCTTCGGATGTGCTTAAAATTACTTTGGATTATGGACAGAATAAGTctaattataattttgaaaacaatg ACTATTTCGGTGGTGAATTGGATGAATATTATGATGAAtatgatgaagatgatgattttccattttatgattatttttctgGTG
- the LOC135960972 gene encoding uncharacterized protein LOC135960972 isoform X2, producing the protein MDTYNMDVISNFKSPQHRIVGELAYTEDDSILVYNVFIRNLPKGATTENLTEYFRKFGEVLKVGLVGNGRGKSCYINFADPKVASKVLQRADHILLNRPLVVQPCRSWYQPSGQRLLQLLSENFKNDSITDNACSLPSHIEQNALIFTLNDDCLEHICKELTLNDQVNFALTCQRFCEIFKMVSHVQYAHLTTELFSTLSKFKMKVFLHLVGSQIKSLVIDFVYGLRSTNIELKFIKFLGKFCKNVEKLKIDGCNLHINKVRALITYMPLIEEFELNNVEINVTLIKFLKMLKNLKFLNIKDNSDITGKNIYVLSDLEKLCLYGCQNIGPWHFKKICEHLKNLHYLDIRYCDLLKADDFEHIQQYLLQLETLKISTTSESFNSIAHLPKLKHLEIKDYHQIYVNADFFRVLAQHQAENLEELLLVDLVCFSLEIASLVAELKKLKLLYCSGYGIDDDSLKKFSQITGLEELNIPKCNAITDRGVVQFLERVVKLKRLNLTNCDALTPDLIRNVYQLLIEQRARYLRTDRLHLTITSTDLFICVINELGLDKPSDVLKITLDYGQNKSNYNFENNDIGVYLRRYIWNNRQLTLNQQIF; encoded by the exons ATGGATACCTATAATATGGATGTAATCAGCAACTTCAAGA GTCCTCAACACAGGATTGTTGGTGAACTAGCCTACACCGAAGACGACAGTATATTAGTTTATAATGTATTCATTCGCAATTTACCCAAAGGT GCCACCACGGAAAATCTTACAGAATATTTTCGCAAATTTGGTGAAGTTTTAAAAGTCGGATTGGTGGGAAATGGCAGAGGTAAAAGTTGTTATATAAACTTTGCTGATCCTAAAGTAGCGTCCAA AGTTTTACAACGGGCCGATCATATTTTATTGAATCGTCCACTTGTTGTACAACCCTGTCGTAGTTGGTATCAACCAAGTGGTCAAAGACTACTCCAACTACTAagtgaaaactttaaaaatgatTCAATAACTGATAACGCTTGCAGCCTTCCATCTCACATTGAACAGAATGCCTTGATTTTCACCTTAAATGATGATTGCCTAGAGCACATTTGCAAAGAACTAACTTTGAATGATCAAGTAAATTTTGCTCTTACATGCCAacgtttttgtgaaatttttaaaatggtttCACATGTTCAATACGCACATTTAACCACCGAACTTTTCTCCAcattaagtaaatttaaaatgaaagtaTTTCTTCATCTTGTGGGTTCACAAATAAAGAGTTTGGTGATCGATTTTGTGTATGGCTTACGTAGTACTAATATcgagttaaaatttattaagtttttgggtaaattttgtaaaaatgttgaaaagctTAAGATAGATGGTTGCAATCTACATATAAACAAAGTACGTGCATTAATTACATATATGCCATTAATTGAggaatttgaattgaataatgTGGAGATAAATGTGacgttaataaaatttttgaaaatgttgaaaaatttaaagtttttaaatattaaggaTAATTCCGATATAACAG gtaaaaatatttatgtacttaGTGATTTGGAAAAATTATGCCTTTATGGATGTCAAAATATTGGTCCatggcattttaaaaaaatctgtgaACATCTTAAAAATCTACATTACCTCGATATAAGATATTGTGATCTGTTGAAAGCCGATGACTTCGAACATATTCAACAGTATCTTTTACAATTGGAAACCCTTAAAATCTCTACAACCAGCGAAAGTTTCAACAGCATTGCTCATTTGCCAAAACTCAAGCACTTGGAGATAAAGGATTACCATCAAATCTATGTGAATGCAGATTTTTTCCGGGTTTTAGCACAACATCAAGCCGAAAATTTGGAGGAACTGTTGTTGGTCGATTTAGTATGTTTTAGTTTGGAAATCGCGTCATTAGTTgctgaattgaaaaaattaaaattattatattgttCCGGCTATGGAATTGATGATGActctttaaagaaattttcccAGATAACCGGTTTAGAAGAGCTTAATATTCCCAAATGCAATGCCATCACCGATAGGGGGGTCGTACAATTTTTGGAACGTGTCGTAAAATTGAAACgtcttaatttaacaaattgtgATGCATTAACGCCTGATCTTATACGCAATGTTTATCAATTGTTGATAGAACAACGTGCTCGTTATCTTCGCACAGATCGCTTGCACCTAACTATCACTTCTACGGATTTGTTTATATGTGTGATTAAT GAACTTGGCTTAGATAAACCTTCGGATGTGCTTAAAATTACTTTGGATTATGGACAGAATAAGTctaattataattttgaaaacaatg ATATTGGCGTATATCTCAGAAGATATATTTGGAATAACCGACAATTGACATTAAaccaacaaattttctaa